The Branchiostoma floridae strain S238N-H82 chromosome 6, Bfl_VNyyK, whole genome shotgun sequence genomic interval GATACAGTCTTTTCTGTTGCTACATTAAGCAGTTCTATATACTCAAGTTGGCAGAACTGGAAAAAAATATCCTCGCTAATTTGCCTGTTTATTTGAAAGCTTCCCTGTACTGTAGACTGGTTTGTATATTCCTTGTTAtctttctcgaatcaagtacaacaatTTTCAAGAGACTTGATGCTACAaacaaatttgtataattattatatcttgagatgtcagaactcccataatgcaaaaataccATATATAtcaaactaatgattagcctactccattgcaatactatatcaaagaattatgttagcccttattgttatgttaacagGGTtattaagctttatcctatacctctattttgtgtactttgtgtaatagttgttgccatacattgtatcatgtacaattgttgtgtgATAAAGTTCTTATGATTTACTTACCTTCAGTCTGTCTTTTCATCTTGATCTTCCTCCTGACCTTTGCCCCGATCCCCGCACCATCCCGCCATCCCATCCTCCTCAGCAGCCGCACTCCGATGGACTCTCTGATGTTCATGTGTTCACAGAGGTTAGCCAATCATTGATGAGCAATCAAGTGTTTTTCATGGTGACCTTTCACTCATCTCACTGCAAACACATGTTGTCTTCCACTGTGTTGCTACATTACTACAGTCTTCCAATCTCAAAGATAGCAAAACTCTGGATTTTTACCATGGCATGCCATATCTAGGTGCGGCAAactgtgtgtatgtacatgtctacaaccccgttcatactaggattcCTGTATCCAGATAAATCTGGATTTGCATTGAATCCAGATTCATTCGCAAACCCTGGTATGAAGGTCCGGATCAGGATCTGAATCCAGATATATCGGGATATGCCGAATCCACACCTGGAGGTGGATTTATCTGGATTCGCTGCTGGGTGAACCCTGTTATGAACGCAATCCCGATTCACATCTCTGGATATGCTGTCAGATCTGACGTGAAACTACACTGAATTGTAGCAAATGGTTTGGTGTAGAATGGTAAGGATGATTGTAGGGATGATCTATTTAAATTTTTTCAATTACGGTTACTTGTAGTCTTACAAACAACCGCGTCATGGTTGCACTTTTTAGTTAAAACAATCCAATCCACTCTACTATTCTACTTTTTAAATCTATTCTGCTCTTCTTTGCATCACTCAACTCTACCTTTTGACCTGTCTGACTTTACTAAACAGCATCTGGTGGTGTTATCAGGATACATCCGGATCTGATTTTGGACACGATTTATCATATCCAGATTCGACTTACCCTGGTATGAACGCAAATGGATATATCCGGATTCACTCCGAATAGATGGATAAATCCGTACACAGGAATCCTATTATGAACAGGGTACATATGTGGAGCCATGGCAAGTACCTGGCAGGTATGATGAGGTCCTGTAGCAGTGCTGGTAACACGCTGTGCTGGTCAGCTGCTGCCGCCGCTCTTTTCCTTCTCACATCCTCCTTTTCCTCGGACAGAAACTCCCGTGTTGTCGTGACCGTTTTGGGCGCAATCCCAAATTCCCCCATGTCCTGAGGGAAACAAACgtgattcaacattttctattacATGAAAAGCTTCAAATtggtaaaaaacaaacaaaacaaatagttatgccttcaagtaccaaagttacatgtatcaaatgaATCCTAGGGGACCTCCAAGTATAcagcatgttgttgtttacatgaggAAGATTTAGTCTGACATGTCGTTTTTCCACAGCTCAGAAATACCAGACATGCAAGTGGTTGTATGTGTCATCAGATGAAGGTTTTATTCTTGAGAATATTTTCCGTTTTGGGGCCAAAATGTTAAATAGTGCAGGTTTTTTCTGTCTTCACCTCATCATCCATGAAGTCCTCTGGTCTCTGCTGCAGCTGGCCAGCCTTGCTGCTCCGGGAGGACACAAACGTGGCAGGGGTCCATCCTGCAGGGGAGGGGCAGCAGCATTAAACTTATCTCAGTCTTCTTTACCTATCTGACCTACAGGACTCGAAATacccctgcatatgcaggttagtgcaggtatttctggtgtcaacCTGCACCTAATCTGTACTGGtgcatgtactgggttttatacataaatgtcctatgatgtagaaGTACAATATATATGggttgttattagctgcattgactgttacgaCCTAtagtgtataaaagaaaaaatagcaatggttccagaacaattttagtatgatccatacttcctaaactcagagtggtgcagataaaatttgtctggtgcaggtaattttcaatgttacctgcaccagtgcaggtatgcagaaaaaaggattccGAGCCCTGTGAGAAATAAACTCTTCTCATACTCAAACAATTGAATTATCGGAAGTGCTCTGTCTTCTTTTAACTTAGATGCTATGGACACATGCTTTTTTACGCAGGTGTGACATCAACACTGTGTCAGTTTGTCAGAAGTAGGGcacaccaaccttccctcaatcTGATATGATATCTAAGTTGTTTCGTTGCTTCATGCCTTACCCTCCTAACTCTACCCTCACCCCCTAACTCTACCCTCACCCCCTAACTCTACCCTCACCCCCCTAACTCTACCCTCAACCCCCTACCTCTACCCTCACCCCCCTACCTCTACCCTCACCCCCTACCTCTACCCTCACCTCCTAACTCTACCCTCACCCTCCCTAACTCTACCCTCACCTCCTAACTCTACCCTCACCCCCCTTAACTCGACCCTCACCCCCTTTAATATACCCTCCCCCTCATATTTTACCCTCAACCCCCTACCTCTACCCTCAACCCCCTACCTCTACCCTCACCCCCCCTAACTCTACCCTCACCCCCTAACTCTACCCTCACCCCCCTTAACTCTACCCTCACCCCCCCTAACTCTACCCTCACCTCCCATTCGCTTTTAACCACTTTGTGGCCATCTTAAACCCTCATCTTCGGTCCTAGTTCTGCACGTGTCCTCTCTTGCTTGTCTTCCCTatatacccccctcccccattcctAGATACCACCTCTCTTGTTCTTCTGATGCATTACTAGTAGATCTGTTTATCACGTGGGGATTACTTGATTAAAATAGCACCTTTTTTACATGTTCATTGATACACATGGAATCAAATCTATTAGTATAATTACACTTCATAAAACTGAATATCTTTCAAAACCTACTATAAACATATTGCACATAGAAAAATGATGAGAACATGTTGAATAGTTTGGCAGGTGACAGCTACAGACcatttcttaatgcttatgtcaataGGAAAAATCCAAAGGACCGACAGAAAGTgactgcaatggccaggtggttgcagAGTTCTCCCCAggggatggaataacggaggccctccactatactcctagcccagctccactaatCGGCactatactactagtactattgaAATTTAGCATGTTTCTTCCTATTTTCtgggttagttttgctaaatttaatgaaaattcacagatttttgtgccaagtggcatcaattttccagtgggcattgtctgcaaaaacttgtgaatggccgatgatcaaaacaatagtcgttttgccacttcacaacaaaggaatcactattatataatacattatactttagtatttgacaccctctgtcgtGAACGCATTTACATGAAAGTGCAGCACGTTGGTTCGGGCCCccccactatactaaaaaattctggggagaaccctgtggtcgctatgcaaaggtggccactaatacaggtttgactgtaccttctGGTGTGTCCACAGTGTTGTAGTAGCCAGCGGAGAAGCCTCCTGTGAAGGCTCCATGGAACCTGCGCCTTCCCTGCCTGTCAGTAACCACCTGGTCCTCTCTACTCACAGGCTTCTTCACTGGAGCATCTGGAGAAAATAAGATTATCATTTACCTTGTTTTCATAAAACCTGTTTGTACATGAGTAAATACTGGTTATATGAATGTAAGACCAGTCTGATATGTTGGTTTCATCCACTTCCATAAGAATGTACTGTTGCTGGTAAGTGTGACAGGCTCTTTTATTGCAACCTCAAACATAGAACCAAAACTTTCATCCCCTCTACATATATATCTGCATCTATAGGTTATAGATGCAGATATAGATGTAGAGGGGATGTTATAGTATAACATTATCATAATACTAAACAAGACTCTAAATGCTAGGGTATCATCTCCAGGTAGGTTTAACTTAATGTGCACTTCTGATGTGGTGGTGTTGAAAAATAATGTCTTGTAGTTAGGGTGGGTGATTCAGATTTCATTAGGTTCATTTGGTATGTTTAAGTGACACTTTATCTAATTAGAtagtgatta includes:
- the LOC118418374 gene encoding G patch domain-containing protein 1-like isoform X1, translating into MSAEDSDDDLVYHGTPLPPLQEDAPVKKPVSREDQVVTDRQGRRRFHGAFTGGFSAGYYNTVDTPEGWTPATFVSSRSSKAGQLQQRPEDFMDDEDMGEFGIAPKTVTTTREFLSEEKEDVRRKRAAAAADQHSVLPALLQDLIIPARESIGVRLLRRMGWRDGAGIGAKVRRKIKMKRQTEAASSQRTYGCAPPPGHQHSEVRSYIITLSLVLNPPNVLHVSVFGTKPSPHSHMSLSLVLNPPHIATCLCPWY
- the LOC118418374 gene encoding G patch domain-containing protein 1-like isoform X2, with amino-acid sequence MSAEDSDDDLVYHGTPLPPLQEDAPVKKPVSREDQVVTDRQGRRRFHGAFTGGFSAGYYNTVDTPEGWTPATFVSSRSSKAGQLQQRPEDFMDDEDMGEFGIAPKTVTTTREFLSEEKEDVRRKRAAAAADQHSVLPALLQDLIIPARESIGVRLLRRMGWRDGAGIGAKVRRKIKMKRQTEASSQRTYGCAPPPGHQHSEVRSYIITLSLVLNPPNVLHVSVFGTKPSPHSHMSLSLVLNPPHIATCLCPWY